From the genome of Phlebotomus papatasi isolate M1 chromosome 2, Ppap_2.1, whole genome shotgun sequence:
TTATGGCGGAGGTGTAAaagactttttgtgcaaaagaCATCCTCATCAAATCAAAATCTTTTTGTACACAAAAGACACATTTTGggtgattgataagaaaaggAGTGTATCTTTTTATGACAATCAACCGTACCTCACAGTAACTTTATCGAGATTCACCATATAGCAGTGAGGAACTTTCCAGCGACTGAAGATATTAAATAACGTGTTCAGTAATGCTATACATATTTACACTATTCATATCATTTTCCTCAATGTTTGAacctcagatttttttttggtgttgaTGGTGATCATAAAATAATCATGAGTGCTAGTAGTAAATCTTAATTCTTTTTATATTCTTCATTTTACCAGGAAATTTAAGAGAAAGATATGAGGCGTGGAATTTAGTTGATTAAGCGAAAATGCATGAGCTCTTCGTAAAAGTTCTGACTAAGAGGGATCTCTCCAGAGCTGGAGATCTCTTTTCCGTGGCTGATGTTGACATTGTGAATGATCTCACAGACGTGGTAAGAATTTATATAAAGGTCAAATCAAAGTACTAGCTTTAAGGAGGAAAGGTTTTGTGATGCTTTAATAAattaagaacttttttttatcaacaaaaataCTCGCAATTTGATATTGATAAGTTCGATAAGTTTATTGCATTATTTCCCGACAAATAAACTTTACTAAGTCACTATattagaaaagtattttttttagaaatcattTGTTTAAGGTTGAGATTTGTAGCGTGCCCCATagtaaatgaattaaatttcatcaaatctattttataaatattagtCCCATTTTTGTAgagattaagttttttttactgaccaaaatttaatatttaactgatcaaattattttttttttcaatatactctttttttcaattaattgttacaagattttcatttaataaagttgaaaaaaataaaagattatttatttatcaatcaatagagattacgaaaattttcaattaccccGAGAttaatatcgtcggttgcgtctacctctgtcgtatctgcatttcttttgtgtcagcatttcgcGCAAGAGGGGacatctgtattgtagcttgcaccaaatgcagatacaaaacaaatgtagatacgacagaggtaaccgcaaccgacgatattacTCTTATTATAAACAAATGTAGTAGGACTATTGAGcctggaggagttggagggaaaaagcccgtcctgacgaagactcttctaagccaataGTACCAATcgctgttcagctggggtggtaactttgaggggtgctataacggcagctaacttcaagttacgatatcgctattaTTTCGCTAGGTGGAGTTGAAAACGCTCAAcgagttacagtagactctcactcaatcggctctttttcaatcgggcgtcaaattttgttgacagttttcacgcttaattatgaagctaatttgctcaaattcgctgtagttcttcctattttatcgtgattctttataattgagcactttttgtggaatttacagaggctttgacgctaaattctatcgctaaaccggatgacattttgccccatattcacgattgagagagagtctactgtatacggaaggcacaatcgaatcggctcctcagtcagtcttcaccagtgaagcgaggaggacgccagatTCGTCGTTttcttggaatgggcaatgggggctCACTCCCGGAGACAAGCGGAGACAAGTGCTCCAACATGTTCTGGTGTGAGACCCGTAGCAATCTTGCTACACAAATAAAATCGTAACCGAAAATAACACACGAAATTCGAATACTAgaacctggggcaaaatgtgacataTCGAAAACATCGAAATTCGatatttttccaaaacaaaaaaaagaaacacactCAACTTTTTTTAACACAGATATCGTATCATGAAGAACCCTAAATgtttaatatttcaaagaattcgaGTAAGCAATATGGAAAATTGAATACTAGTAGGGAAAAccacgctttcccctaatagtTCCCCTACTATTTACCCTTTGAGATAGAGGACAATGCTCTTCGGTATAACTAAACTGTTAATTCAtttatatattcttttttaagTGCGTTTAgtcacattttgcaaaaagctCTGATAGTAAGTGGGGCTACCTTGAGCAGTGAGGCACCAATCAACACCCGGATAGCACCAAACAgccgaacactgcgatttttaattagatattagacttcgtAGGAtgagacctgtatgaattcatagatactataggaaCGCTTGTCAATTATGAAGAAGTGTTCGTCATAGTccaagtaatttaaaaataaaaatcactgttcGGTGATGTTCCAATTTCCCCTAagattttttcgttttttataAAAGACACTGGGCTTTACCGCAATGTTATTTagatgtacactgagaaaaaaagagggtgcgattaactttttctcctcgtaactttaacactttttaggtgtgaaaatatatcaacatttttaatgttgattttacacttttttaagtgtaaaattaacatgagaaagggtaactttaacccaaaatacacctaaaaagcataatatttacacctatttcggataaataatgcagggtaaaattaacattatcttcgaatgttatttaaactttttaggatttctctcagtgtagatactATAGGAACGCTTATCAATTATGAAGAAGTGTTCGTCATAGTCCacgtaatttaaaaataaaaatcactgttcggtgacgtcccagtttcccctatgattTTTTCGTCTCTTATAAAGGACACTGGGCTTTACCGCAATGTACTTTagctgtacactgagaaaaaaagagggtgcgattaactttttttcctcgtaactttaacaccttttaggtgtgaaaatatatcaacattttttaatgttaattttacacctttttaagggtaaaattaacatgaaaaaagggcaactttaacccataatacatctaaaaagcataatatttacaccgatttcggatcaataatgcagggtaaaattaacatttctggaatgttattttaactttttaggatttctctctGTGTAGATACTGTATAGGAACGCTTGTCAATTATGAAGAAATGTTCGTCATAGtccaaataatttaaaaataaaaaacaactgttcggtcactgagagaaatccgaaaaagttaaaataacattccggaaatgtttattttaccctgcagtattgatccgaaatcggtgtaaatattatgctttttaggtgtattatggattaaagtaaccctttttcatgttaattttacccttaaaaaggtgtaaaattaacattaaaaactgttgatatatttttacacataaagtgttaaaattatgaggaaaaaaggtaatagcacccccgtttttttcccAGTAGTGATatctcagtttcccctatgattttttcgttttttataAAGGACACTGGGCTTCTCCGCAATGCAATTTACCAAACGATTgacaaaaataacattttctaagctggtattttttttacattttattactatcaaaaactttttttccatAATTGACCTTCTGCCAAAAAAGACATACGGGCTTTTTTAGACTATCACATGACCAGTCCCCTAAAACAAGCTAATTAACAAAAGTGGTCTTAAGAATAAAATCTCGTATTCAATAGAACAACTTTTTCTTGTGCAGCTCACACAGATTGAATTGATTATTTCGCAAGCAGATTACTTGCAAAATAAGAATGATCAATCGGTGATGGAAATTTGTGTGACACGAGTGACATCGTGCATACGTGAGACAAAGACTGTGGAGAGGCACTGTCCCGCTCTGGTAAGTCTTCTGGACTCATGCCTCAAGCAGAATCTTCAACCGTTATCCGGCGAAGATCCGCCACATGCCAAAATATCAGCCGACTTAATATCAAGCATCTTTCTCGTAAGTGTTTCACTGTGATCACCAGGTGATCTTATTTACCGCTTAATTCATCTTGTTCTCTTTTACCACCCCCCAAATCATCATTACCTAACAGAACTACAACAAGAAAACTGTAATGGAAATGGCTTTGCCAGTGGCTGTGAAATTTCTCCAAAAGGGCAATAAGGAATTGGCCAAAAATTTGGCCAGTTATCTCTCACTGGCCGCCATTGAGTATGCTTATTTGTTGAGCCCCCATGTGCAGTCCATTATAGATTCAATCCTTGCCGGCAATTATGGATTGTGTCAAATATTGCCACAAATTTATGAAGTTGCTCCACATTCCTTAGATCAGCATACACTGCTGCTCATTTCTTTGCTCAATCGCTGCGACACGCAGGAGAAATTGGCACTTCTTCAACTATTTGCATTGATTGCCAAAAATAATCCATCTGCACTGGAAGACAACATTCCCCACTTGTGTGAATCTCTACAGGAGACAGCAACAGTTTCAGCCACATTAAATGTACTACTGAAACTAGCTGAAGAGATACCGTCTCGTATTCATGATCACTTTGATAACATCAAAATAGCTGCTGAAAAGAATCCACAGACTGTGGCACTGGCATCCCAAGTCTTGGCAACTTCGGGTAAAATAAATCGAGTGAGTTTCACGCTAAAAAGCCTCAACATAAGCCAACTTTTATGCTATCTTATCCATTTCTCCTTACAGACACGTGCTCAATTTGCCCTTGATTTTGTCCTGCAACATCTACCCCACGCTGATCGTACATCACAAACCATTTTACTGAGGGAAGCAACAATGCTCTGTTCTACATATCCCATCCTCTTCACGGACAAGGTACTTGCGTGCGTCCGTCAGAGGAACAATACATCGCAGCAATCATCAATCTCAACATCACCTAGCACATCATCTGCCTCCCCAATTTCGGGCAATCAAATGTCAGGCGGGGTAACAATTGTCAAGCTCAATGTAGTTCCCGTCCAGACACCCGTCTCTGTTACGAGCAGTGGGAATTCTGTGACGACAACCGTGATAAATTCTACATCAAATGGAACGGCCACAGTCCATGTTCCGCCCCAGCCAGAAAAAACATCTCACGTCGTCACAATTCCCACATCAACAACATCACAAAATTCCAACAATGCCATGAACGGGAATACCGTAGTTTCACCTCCACACACTGGTAAgaataattctaaaattttgtgtatctcttttacattttcaaaaaaaaaagcgaCTTTTGTGAACCCTATTTCCAACGTTAAAAGCTCACATCGCTCATACAttgagaaaaagagggtgcgattaacattttttcctcagaaatttaacactttttaggtgtaaaaatatatcaatattttttaatgttaattttacaccttattaagggtaaaattagcatgaaaaagggtatctttaacccctaatacacctaaaaagggtaatatttacaccgattttggatcaatactccaggttaaaattaaaatttccggaatgttattttaacattttcggatttctctcacagtgtatgTATAGGACTACAGGGCCATGGGTCggttttcttttagaattttcGAGAATAAAATTTCACCAATTTATTAATTCATATCCAAATAAAAAAGGGATTGCAAGGCGTCCTACGCTTGGCTAAATATTCGAACTGGTGACAGTGAATGCAATACCTCAAAGACGTCAAATATTAGATGATTGCTTGTACTAGAAAGATTATAGTGCCTTACATCCCTCTAATGCCAAGTATCCTTCAAATAGGTCGATATATCCTTTGGAGGACTTTTCCAAAAAGTGGAAAAAAGGTGTATTTGCAGCATTTAATGTTAAgcgaattttggaaaggtccaaGTGATGAACTTACACGGTAAAGCATTTTGAGCGTTTATTTAGATTAGATCATGCTGTTGCTCTTAGAATGATTAAaaggtgttttggaaaattccaaaataggaaTTTATCCTTCGAAACATCAACTCCATTTTAAACGACCTCTAAAATTCTTGGCAATATTGTGAGTATACTAGCggaagaaaatttgtgaataacaattgaagagattCTTAAGATGTTGGACAACAATAATTTCATCGtatttcgctatttagaaaaACTTTGATACGCTTAAAAGCGCGATACATGGGTGCCacatttttttcactgaaaggaataaaGGGAACCGCATGAATTCAGggaatgtaggggagactggggcacatgtaaccattttcgatagatgcgaatttgaggtgattttccaaggacaccgtgattttttggtaaatctttcttagctcatgttttacccttgggtataggcaattcgtcgagggtaatgcggatgctggaaaacaattgagttttccataaaaataaaatttgtgtcactgtgcatttttctcttttcacaaaatacctggggtagaagtaaccactttctggggaggatgtaaacaccttttttcccacccttgaaattaactttgcaccactctcgattattttaattacttaagagatatataaagactgtatatttttcaaaaaatcatgacactttttacaaagaataattaaaatagcaaaaaaactaaaagcatgcatatcaaagacatttttcaatggattttccccatattttgacatcatgtgactttttatttaacacagcgccaccaattttttcgtaatctatgaattatagatatttcgcatgaaggtcaatttcccgctcttttacctactcattttgtgaaattgaaattgcctgattacatctaccccaaatgctgttttctgaccaattattaattcttttgaaaaaatgagaatctcaatttgtctagtaaatccataaatataatcctaaaagatgtaggaaagaactggtattgctacatttcgattattttacacagttttcaatttccaggtggaaatccaaatgaccaaaataattgaaatagcaacattttcgggaaaaatgacttttatttttaaagtattaggactttattgaccaattcatctgtggacatacatctccatggtatctatgaatgcttatgggttttatcctctggagtcttaaaattaatgaaaaaaattacagtatttacatctaccccagtttactactgccccagttccccctagacATTTCTCTACTGATATGCTGCaatgaagaaatttttctggaTCAATTGGTGGCAGGTGATGAGAAATAGATCTAATATAACAACATACAGCGgacaaaatctttaaaaaaacagCCAACTTTCTTGAAAAAGCCAATTtgcataaattgtaaatttgatGGGATTCCAGGAAAATTAATCACTTTGAGCTACTCCAATGCGAATAAACAGTCGTAGAAGATAAGCACTGTACCTAATTCGTTATATTCACTGGGCTTGATTAATAAAAACGTCCGATTTTGGCTAAAAGAAAGAGCATGATCTTCCAAAATGACAACACTAAATTGTGCGTCTAATAACAGACGCTGCCAAAATTACAGGAGTTGCAATGGGAAATTCTCCAGAACTTGGAATATTCTTCAGATATTGACCTTTCagaatatcattttttccaaTCTCTGCACAATAGATTGGTGTGCAAAATATGAATTCTGTTCAAGTTGTTAAAAACGACCTTCCGagcttttctcaataaaaaacaGGCTCTTCCTTAAAAAGTGGAATTGATAAGCTTATACATCTTTCGAGAACAAGTGTTAAGATCAATGGAGACTATATCCTGGATTATAcaaataatatttctaaaagaaaatatctGTTGAAATTTGGGAGTCCTAcgaattataaattatatatgAATTatatattacagtagactcttcgatatccagcacttcgatatccgggtgacagctgccaaacactggcggttgatatattcaaaattattttcactaaacatgaagtttgtccagagtgaattaaagtattattaacattgtatcgaagtttttaatacataattgtgataaaaaatgaaacataagcacaccatgaagaaaattctctttttctttgtcagacagaaaataaattcacactgcacaaaatagaaaaaccgttgatcattcaaaaaacctaaatgtcattttgtcccccagtcagccggatatcgaagagtctactgtatatagaaTATCGATTCTCGACttattttcaatcgatttgaaccaatCATACACATAAAACACTTAAAAAATTGCCTAAAGTAGCTGAGGAGTAATACAATTCAtcttcggataaaaattgcttatcggttcataaccagtaCAAAACCGGTTAAGAACCGATTGGAAAATgttcagtcttgtcagaaattccaagacctttccaatgagttcAAAGATATGAACCCATCCAGTTGACGCTCTCTAGTCTTTCAACCTCTgacattgaaaaaccgttattaggaatgatcaCCTAGGCAAATCGCTCCTAGGCACgcctctaaaatatatcaaaaatggaaaaaatcgcACAATGCGTGttcaagcaatcccaaaaatataTAGGTTTGAAGGGAAAGAGACCTCATTCGGTTAAGTGATAGAATACtctctctatgatgcaagtatccCAGGTTCGTATCCCTTTTAGATCacaaggaatttttctggcgttaaagttgttcgaattgcatccagtgagtttgctgtacttgattccactgggcatgggactgacaacctcatcccgtacaagaaaaaaataataatgcatgtctagaaatccccttgcgggaaggttTAAGTTCCTCTATAGAACGCTGTgccatcattattattattgtaaggagatatttcgtccatatatatacgaaaataccattggatcatttctaataacagttttcaaagttttcaaggtcaaaggttaaaaacgcTTTAGAGAGTGTATTTCTTATCCGAATGATATCATGTTTCGACTTGttgaaaggtcttagaatttctgacaagactgaaGCGGATTCAATCGGTTATGGACCAGATATGATCTGATTACGAACCGATAACTAATAAActaactaaactaaactaactaagccattttgggcgatcttttcaatgatttatgaatcgtttcaaatcggttgtgaaccgataaacggtaaataatacgaaaatatttttgaggcaTTGCATCCAATTCACGAactcgagcatttcgcaaaacctgggacgctatgccacccttttttttaataaaattcaacttCAGTCGAAGTTGAattaaacatggttttgaatgAAACATGACTAAGTTTTATGTTGCTTACTCAAAACTTGTTCAAAAGATTCAATACTGCGAAATATAGAATTTTAAGAAGCTTGAGAATTCTAAAGTGATGCTTTTTGTTTACGAAAAGGCTACACTCGTCGTGCAAAATTGGGTGATTCACGGAGTACGGGACGCCTTCATTCCACCGGGAATACTCATCGGAGTATGACACGACTTAATATTGCCGGTGGATCTGTAGGTGGACTGCACAAAAGTATGACTCGTCTCAGTTCATCTCAGCAAATAAACCAACAACAGAATAATACATCCAATCCCAACAATGTCAACACCAATTCCAGTGGGAGTGTATCCCAAATTAATGGCGTGAGTGCCACAGGCCCAAGCTACGTCACACCTGTGCCCCCACTCAGCAGCAATGTCATCATAACAGGTCACAACAAATGGGGCATTCCCTCAACCAAGATCACCTCAGGTGGCGTCACAGTGACCACAAGTCCACCTCGGGGAGTTCGGCCTCATTCACAGGGCCTCAGCACCCTACTGGGCTCCAGTGGTGGCCTAGGTTCAATCACCAGTCAGAGCAATAGTGTATCTGTACAACATGCATCTCCAGCACCATCATCGGCTGGCACTAGCTCCTTCCAGCAATCGGTAATGACTCTGCCCATCAACACACTTTCGTCAAATGCCGTGGGCAGCAATCAAGTATCCGTCTCTGGGCCAGTAACTGTCACATCACGACGAAACGACAATACGAGTATCACACTCCTCAATGCCAATCATCATTCTACCAATCAGGTAAAAACCAAACTATTTCCAATATCACcttcaaaaaggaaaaaagtctAAAGGAAAATCTTCAATTTCAGAGGATGAGTGTTTTTGAACCCTGTCCAGAACGAGACACCATCCAACATTTCTCAGAGAAACACTTTGATAAGATTAAAGTGTATATTGAAAGTGTTGAGCAGCGATTGCCTCCAGCAGCGAAATGCACAATTGAAGGTAAGTAAATAAGCAATACACTTAAAATCGCATTTTAACGTTAAAGATGAAAGCGTCATTACcggaaattggaaaaatttagtaagGTTTTAAAAGTTGCAAAACttgaatttgaagaaaaaagttCTTCAATTAAAGTTACAATCGTTATAATTTGAAAGATATGAGTCACTTCCCCTCTTCAAAATGGGGACGTGACACAGGGTGTTCGTAGAGAGACGGATCACTCTTGACTGGATCGAGAAAATGGAAGCATGAAGCTCTATGTTCTGAGCCCAGTTCTCGGAATTCAGAAAGAGCAATAGACATAATCAAtcaatggtaaaaataaaaggataaaattgatccttttgcaaaggatggatcaaattaacatctTCTATTATGATTAGTGCATTCAGAGtccgaaatttgatccatcctttgcaaaaaattcaaatttagatcaatttgatccttttatttttatcagcgATATAATCTTATTTTGTATTTCGTCATTACCAGAGCTAGAGGACAAACGATTACAGATAGTGACTTGACGTATTTGGAGGACCCCACCACATAAAGCATGAATTTCATACAACTCATTACAACCCGTATTTTTCCATACTTTCTAATCACATTCATTGTTGCCACACCCATTCCCTTCCTCTTTAATATCGAGTTTCttgggatattttttttgtttgtcgtTTAGACCAAATAAGACAACAACAAGAATAACCTTGAATTATTCCTGCTAATAAGTTTCCAAGGTCAAATATTAAAACGACTCTAAATCTGTTAAGGAAACTTTGAAttcgttggaaagatcttgaaagTCCTTGACAAGTCTCAaccgatttcaatcggttatgatcctacaattaatttttgaccGAAATGTAATTGAATTGTGAATTGTGAATAAATAGTAAAAGGTGAATGGGGGAGCTtagaaagaaaaagattttttccaaagctttccaaaaaaaaagttctaaaacaattttgaacATGTTTTTGAAGCGTTtccaatcggttaagaaccgatAAACACCGGGAAAAACTTtgctataaaattaataataatgggAGAAACGTCTAATAAATGTCTCATTTATTAGTATTAGACCCATAAAAGCCGATAAGGACCTCTACACATAAGGGaacaattttcctcaaaaattgcatttttgatagaatttcgacgtttccacctacagcatTGTAGGTATTTCTTTCGAAAAAgcatttttgaggaaaattgctcCCAGAAGCAAGGCTTAAAGACACCTCGATCATGATTACCGTAGATGGGAATGATTTTGCCCTCTATGGGGGTAGCTTTACTACCTTACTGTTggaaagcttttctttaattctagcactttaaGAAGGGCCTTTACCAATCAGGCATAGCAGATAGGATCAGTGAATACTTTTTAAATGCTATAGCACTAGTCTTTACTGATCCTACATACCGTGCCCGATCAGGAAAGATCATTCTAAAGCGTTAGAATTGATATATCTGGCGAGAGAAAGACTTTTTGTTGGGTTGGCCTCTTAACTACTTTATTACTTACtactttattactttttacgaaaaatattgTGGTAAAATCACAAGCATCTACCGTAATAAAAATCCCAGTTTATTAAAACTTAATATTGCTGGTCTGAATATTTTCCTAGCGATTATTATAAGATGTGTATTAGTTACATTTGATTCGATcaattcacagaaaaaaaatattttgtaaaaatgttcgtaaatgtttgtgaattcctatgggggagttacgaaatgctcgtgaatcgtataacccacaaacaagttcgtaaaagtttgtacttttttcacaaacattgttcgcaacatgatcatttgacgaatattttttgtacttttacaaacatttgttcgtaaattttcgtaaacacacaaaaaatgttcgtaaaaatttatcatttgttcgtattttttttccttacgaacattttacgaacaaatgacaaaattttacgaacattttttgtgtgttt
Proteins encoded in this window:
- the LOC129802433 gene encoding protein melted, which encodes MHELFVKVLTKRDLSRAGDLFSVADVDIVNDLTDVLTQIELIISQADYLQNKNDQSVMEICVTRVTSCIRETKTVERHCPALVSLLDSCLKQNLQPLSGEDPPHAKISADLISSIFLNYNKKTVMEMALPVAVKFLQKGNKELAKNLASYLSLAAIEYAYLLSPHVQSIIDSILAGNYGLCQILPQIYEVAPHSLDQHTLLLISLLNRCDTQEKLALLQLFALIAKNNPSALEDNIPHLCESLQETATVSATLNVLLKLAEEIPSRIHDHFDNIKIAAEKNPQTVALASQVLATSGKINRTRAQFALDFVLQHLPHADRTSQTILLREATMLCSTYPILFTDKVLACVRQRNNTSQQSSISTSPSTSSASPISGNQMSGGVTIVKLNVVPVQTPVSVTSSGNSVTTTVINSTSNGTATVHVPPQPEKTSHVVTIPTSTTSQNSNNAMNGNTVVSPPHTGYTRRAKLGDSRSTGRLHSTGNTHRSMTRLNIAGGSVGGLHKSMTRLSSSQQINQQQNNTSNPNNVNTNSSGSVSQINGVSATGPSYVTPVPPLSSNVIITGHNKWGIPSTKITSGGVTVTTSPPRGVRPHSQGLSTLLGSSGGLGSITSQSNSVSVQHASPAPSSAGTSSFQQSVMTLPINTLSSNAVGSNQVSVSGPVTVTSRRNDNTSITLLNANHHSTNQRMSVFEPCPERDTIQHFSEKHFDKIKVYIESVEQRLPPAAKCTIEERRSKKFAKLHFACQARGPHCLYSKTFFTMRTRNPKTWIHLMFLDQQSRAQTALSSRDPAVSSLRHCWDILKCENKSFVTLATSAFPSTKDTDALVNELRNSGFFDVFELGPVNGNSTNGRTSSEDLQLQWGCFLCNHPEKAMGFLQGNTQPVIEGQLKEKKGKWRLFRRWRTRYFTLSGAHLSCKGSSGGESIDINQIRSLKVSRGARNIPKAFEIFTGDQTLILKPKDGKNAEEWVQCLSIVVATSQARDQPSNKTNSLPARSIGNSRTAF